One genomic segment of Chitinophaga sancti includes these proteins:
- the rpsO gene encoding 30S ribosomal protein S15 has protein sequence MSYLTVEKKANIFKEFGGSEKNTGSVEAQVALLTERINSISSHLKENKKDFSTHRGLMKMVGQRKRLLSYLSKTNLTGYRALIEKLGLRK, from the coding sequence ATGTCTTACTTAACTGTTGAAAAGAAAGCCAATATTTTTAAAGAATTTGGTGGAAGCGAGAAAAATACAGGCTCCGTAGAAGCACAAGTTGCACTGCTGACTGAGCGTATCAACAGCATTTCCAGTCACCTGAAAGAAAACAAAAAGGACTTTTCTACACACCGCGGTTTAATGAAAATGGTTGGTCAGAGAAAGCGTTTGCTCTCTTACCTGTCTAAAACAAACCTCACAGGGTACCGCGCACTGATTGAGAAGTTAGGTCTCAGAAAATAA
- a CDS encoding cell division ATP-binding protein FtsE has translation MSAEQPIIQLSNVNIYQGNSLILSDVNITVNKGEFVYLIGKTGTGKSSLLKTLYGDLALKEGTGQVVGFDLKKMDWKKVPYLRRNLGVVFQDFQLLTDRNVHDNLKFVLRAIGWEDKNKMEEKIDDVLEKVGLTTKGFKMPYELSGGEQQRVDIARAMLNSPKLILADEPTGNLDPETSDGIMQLLFRISREEGAAVVMATHDYILLQKFPSRVLRTENGRVSDHATVNFV, from the coding sequence ATGAGCGCAGAACAACCGATTATACAGTTATCAAACGTCAATATATATCAGGGTAATTCCCTGATCTTGTCAGATGTAAATATTACGGTGAACAAGGGTGAATTTGTATACCTGATAGGAAAGACGGGAACAGGCAAGTCCAGTCTGCTGAAAACCCTGTACGGGGACCTGGCCCTGAAAGAGGGCACCGGGCAGGTAGTAGGGTTTGATCTGAAAAAGATGGACTGGAAAAAGGTACCTTACCTGCGTCGTAACCTGGGAGTGGTATTCCAGGACTTCCAGCTGCTGACGGACAGAAATGTGCATGACAACCTGAAATTTGTGCTGCGTGCCATTGGCTGGGAAGACAAAAATAAGATGGAAGAAAAGATCGACGACGTGCTGGAAAAGGTGGGCCTGACCACCAAAGGCTTCAAAATGCCCTACGAACTGAGTGGGGGCGAGCAGCAGCGTGTGGATATAGCCCGTGCTATGCTGAACTCGCCTAAGCTGATCCTGGCAGATGAGCCTACCGGCAACCTGGATCCTGAAACATCCGACGGCATTATGCAGTTATTATTCCGTATCAGCCGGGAAGAGGGGGCAGCAGTAGTGATGGCTACGCATGACTATATATTATTACAGAAATTTCCGTCAAGAGTGTTGAGAACGGAGAACGGGCGTGTGTCTGACCATGCCACCGTCAACTTTGTATAA
- a CDS encoding BlaI/MecI/CopY family transcriptional regulator: MSGIKTLTKAEEQIMQALWQIGPAFVKDIIETLPEPKPHYNTISTLVKILIDKGFVDFKAYGKSHQYFPLITKEAYSQNTLQQMAKGYFAGSFKNMVSFFVKKNDLSILELESLLEQIKKAEKK, from the coding sequence ATGTCGGGGATAAAAACATTGACCAAAGCAGAAGAACAGATTATGCAGGCCTTGTGGCAGATAGGACCTGCCTTTGTAAAAGACATTATTGAAACCCTTCCGGAGCCCAAACCACATTATAATACGATCAGTACCCTGGTGAAGATCCTGATTGATAAAGGGTTTGTGGATTTTAAGGCGTACGGGAAGTCTCATCAGTATTTTCCTTTGATCACCAAAGAAGCATATAGTCAGAATACGCTGCAGCAGATGGCGAAGGGTTACTTTGCGGGTTCTTTTAAAAATATGGTGTCTTTTTTTGTGAAAAAAAACGATCTCAGCATCTTAGAATTAGAATCTCTGCTGGAACAAATCAAAAAAGCTGAAAAAAAATGA
- a CDS encoding M56 family metallopeptidase, whose protein sequence is MMLPYIIKVLICSGVLYGYYAIALKNSTLHTWNRIFLLVAPMVALVLPLIQFPFVQQGMMMKMLEVRAYASGPVSTSGDSFNVETLLYTLYILVGSFLGGRIVLNWRKLRRLALQGEVKEDSGYRMIRHAAVESPFSFFNQIFLNDRLEEPVLRHELAHVQGYHTIDKLWMEVVCAVCWCNPFFYLMKRELAMVHEFIADKAAASDMQADYAKLLLQTALQTSSLPGVNTFGQSPVKRRITMLLADKTNYIFIKKTFIIPIAIVLLLIMGSQRPTMAVTSPAAMDEVFTFVEHPPVYKGGEGELAKYLSQHIHYPKEAQKAGVKGTVFVQFVVGADGAIHDVKTVGKQHGYGLEEESIRVVKAMPKWEAGAQGGKKVSVVFNLPIRYEVEI, encoded by the coding sequence ATGATGCTTCCGTATATCATTAAGGTATTGATCTGCTCAGGGGTGTTGTATGGATATTATGCAATCGCATTGAAGAATAGTACCCTGCATACATGGAATAGAATCTTTTTGCTGGTGGCGCCAATGGTTGCATTAGTGTTGCCGCTGATACAGTTTCCCTTTGTACAGCAGGGTATGATGATGAAGATGCTGGAGGTAAGGGCGTATGCTTCGGGGCCTGTTTCAACATCAGGCGATTCTTTTAATGTAGAGACATTATTATATACCTTATATATATTGGTAGGTAGTTTTTTGGGGGGCCGCATAGTTCTGAACTGGCGGAAACTACGGCGACTGGCTTTGCAGGGAGAAGTAAAAGAGGATTCGGGGTACAGGATGATCCGGCATGCGGCTGTGGAGTCTCCTTTTTCTTTCTTTAACCAGATCTTTTTGAATGATCGTTTGGAGGAACCTGTATTGCGACATGAACTGGCGCATGTACAGGGATATCATACCATAGATAAATTATGGATGGAGGTGGTTTGTGCGGTATGCTGGTGCAACCCTTTCTTTTATTTAATGAAGAGAGAGCTGGCGATGGTGCATGAGTTCATTGCAGATAAGGCAGCTGCTTCGGATATGCAGGCCGACTATGCAAAGCTGTTGTTGCAAACAGCCTTGCAGACATCTTCCCTCCCAGGGGTGAATACGTTTGGACAATCGCCGGTGAAGAGAAGGATCACGATGTTGCTTGCAGATAAGACGAATTACATATTTATAAAGAAGACTTTTATTATCCCTATAGCTATTGTTTTATTGCTGATTATGGGTAGTCAGCGACCCACCATGGCAGTAACCAGCCCTGCTGCCATGGACGAGGTATTTACTTTTGTGGAGCATCCACCGGTGTATAAGGGTGGTGAGGGGGAGCTGGCGAAATACCTGTCGCAGCATATTCATTATCCTAAGGAGGCGCAGAAAGCTGGTGTAAAGGGAACGGTGTTTGTGCAGTTTGTAGTGGGAGCGGATGGAGCGATACATGATGTAAAGACGGTGGGGAAGCAGCATGGATATGGGTTGGAGGAAGAGAGTATCAGGGTGGTGAAGGCGATGCCGAAATGGGAGGCAGGGGCACAGGGGGGGAAGAAGGTGAGTGTCGTGTTTAATTTGCCGATCAGGTATGAGGTGGAAATATGA
- a CDS encoding energy transducer TonB encodes MRHIIPLLFLYLSTISINTFAQSPVTDSTGTVYYKVDVPPEFPGGDNRLVKYLKKNFQYPQEALESGIEGTVTVLFTINGEGGIENVSTISPKLGGHLEMEAIRLVRSMPKWKPAMKNGKGVPAQCNIPIEFSLKEYYSNKKKKVYPMF; translated from the coding sequence ATGCGACACATCATACCTCTATTATTTCTGTATCTGAGCACAATTTCTATCAACACCTTTGCCCAATCCCCCGTCACAGATTCGACCGGAACGGTCTATTATAAAGTAGACGTGCCTCCGGAATTTCCGGGTGGCGATAATAGGTTAGTGAAGTACTTAAAAAAGAACTTTCAATACCCACAGGAAGCACTGGAATCTGGTATAGAAGGCACTGTCACTGTTCTGTTTACGATCAATGGCGAAGGAGGAATTGAAAATGTAAGTACGATAAGTCCTAAGTTGGGTGGACATTTGGAGATGGAGGCTATCAGGCTGGTCAGGTCTATGCCTAAGTGGAAACCTGCAATGAAAAATGGGAAGGGTGTTCCGGCGCAATGTAATATTCCAATTGAATTCAGCCTGAAGGAATACTATTCTAATAAGAAGAAGAAAGTATACCCGATGTTTTAG
- a CDS encoding AIR synthase related protein — MDQNIYAQRGVSAGKEDVHNAIKNIDKGLFPKAFCKIVPDILGGQADYCNIMHADGAGTKSSLAYTYWKETGDLSVWRGIAQDAIIMNIDDLLCVGATENILLSSTIGRNKGLIPGEVIAAIINGTEEILEELRGYGISIFSTGGETADVGDLVRTIIVDSTVTCRMKREDVISNHTIQAGDVIVGLASYGQASYETAYNGGMGSNGLTSARHDVFNKTIAEKYPESYDPGIPYDLIFSGKKALTDKVEVPGFGSIDAGKLVLSPTRTYAPVIKKVLEGYRAQIHGLVHCSGGAQTKVLHFVDNVHVMKDNLFPIPPLFSLIQEQSGTGWKEMYQVFNMGHRMELYVPEAIAADIIKISEGFNIEAKIVGRVEAAEKKQVTVRSEKGEFIYH, encoded by the coding sequence GTGGATCAGAATATCTACGCCCAGCGCGGTGTTTCAGCTGGAAAAGAAGACGTGCACAATGCGATAAAGAACATTGACAAAGGCCTGTTTCCAAAAGCGTTCTGCAAAATTGTACCCGATATTCTCGGTGGACAGGCAGATTACTGCAATATCATGCATGCCGATGGTGCTGGTACCAAATCTTCTCTGGCTTATACTTACTGGAAAGAAACAGGTGACCTTTCTGTATGGAGAGGTATTGCACAGGATGCTATCATCATGAATATTGATGACCTGCTGTGCGTAGGTGCAACTGAAAATATCCTCCTGTCTTCTACCATTGGACGTAATAAAGGACTGATACCTGGTGAGGTGATTGCAGCCATTATCAATGGTACGGAAGAAATCCTGGAAGAACTGAGAGGGTATGGTATCTCCATTTTCTCTACAGGTGGTGAAACTGCGGATGTAGGAGATCTGGTACGGACCATCATCGTGGATTCTACCGTGACCTGCAGAATGAAGAGAGAAGACGTGATTTCCAATCATACCATTCAGGCGGGTGATGTGATTGTGGGATTGGCTTCTTATGGTCAGGCTTCTTACGAAACGGCTTACAATGGCGGTATGGGTAGCAATGGTCTGACTTCTGCCCGTCATGATGTATTTAATAAAACGATAGCGGAGAAATATCCGGAGAGCTATGATCCGGGCATTCCCTATGACCTGATATTCAGTGGTAAAAAAGCCCTGACAGATAAGGTAGAGGTACCGGGTTTTGGTAGTATTGATGCGGGTAAACTGGTATTGTCTCCAACCCGTACCTATGCACCGGTGATTAAGAAAGTGCTGGAAGGATATCGTGCACAGATACATGGTTTGGTACACTGTAGTGGTGGTGCGCAAACGAAAGTGTTGCACTTTGTTGACAACGTGCATGTGATGAAGGATAACCTGTTCCCGATTCCACCGTTATTTAGTCTGATACAGGAGCAATCAGGTACAGGATGGAAGGAGATGTACCAGGTGTTTAATATGGGACATAGAATGGAATTGTATGTACCTGAGGCAATAGCAGCGGATATTATTAAGATTAGTGAGGGCTTTAATATAGAAGCGAAGATAGTAGGAAGGGTAGAGGCGGCAGAGAAAAAGCAGGTGACAGTGAGGAGCGAAAAGGGTGAGTTTATTTATCACTAA
- a CDS encoding bifunctional riboflavin kinase/FAD synthetase: MLIHRDLTQLPAFKRAVITIGTFDGVHTGHRHIIRQLQQAATACDGETVIVTFDPHPREVLQPGSNLVRLLTTLDEKIALLSAQGIDHLVIVPFTREFSELSAQAYLEDFLIERFKPHTIIIGYDHRFGHNREGGLELLEAEQTQYGFSLIEIPQQIVHDLTVSSTKIRKSLQEGNVHLANELLGYQYFLEGTVVHGDKMGRKLGYPTANILLPDQRKLIPAQGIYAIRVHVKDQSLNGVMSIGTRPTFNGSDLRLESHIFDFKGDLYDQVIKVEMVNYIRANQKFDNVEALIAQMDKDSAEAKALLR; the protein is encoded by the coding sequence ATGCTCATACACAGGGACCTTACCCAATTGCCAGCTTTTAAGCGGGCAGTTATTACCATCGGAACATTTGACGGCGTTCATACCGGACACCGCCACATCATCCGGCAATTACAACAGGCTGCCACTGCCTGCGATGGTGAGACAGTGATCGTCACCTTCGATCCTCATCCAAGGGAGGTGCTGCAACCGGGGAGTAATCTTGTCCGGCTCCTGACCACATTAGATGAAAAGATTGCTTTACTGTCGGCACAGGGGATTGATCACCTGGTGATTGTTCCTTTTACCCGCGAGTTTTCTGAGCTCTCGGCACAGGCTTACCTTGAGGATTTTCTGATAGAAAGATTCAAACCACATACGATTATCATTGGTTACGACCACCGGTTCGGGCATAACCGCGAAGGTGGGCTGGAATTGCTGGAAGCGGAACAGACCCAGTATGGATTTAGTTTGATTGAGATTCCGCAGCAGATTGTGCATGATCTGACAGTAAGTTCTACCAAAATCAGGAAGAGTTTGCAGGAAGGGAATGTGCATCTGGCAAATGAATTGCTTGGTTATCAGTATTTTCTGGAAGGAACGGTGGTGCATGGAGATAAGATGGGCAGGAAATTAGGGTATCCGACGGCGAATATCCTATTACCAGATCAGCGGAAGCTGATACCTGCTCAGGGCATTTATGCGATCCGGGTACATGTGAAGGATCAATCTCTTAATGGGGTGATGAGTATTGGAACAAGACCAACTTTTAATGGGAGTGATTTGCGCCTGGAGTCACATATATTTGATTTTAAGGGGGATTTGTATGATCAGGTGATTAAGGTAGAGATGGTGAATTATATCAGGGCGAATCAGAAGTTTGATAATGTGGAAGCGCTGATAGCGCAAATGGATAAAGATAGTGCCGAGGCGAAAGCATTGTTAAGATAA
- the holA gene encoding DNA polymerase III subunit delta has protein sequence MDYQDIIKDWKQKKFKSLYWLEGDEDFFIDQVTNYAEHHLLDESEKGFNLTVLYGKETSWSAVVNACRRYPMFAERQVVVLKEAQAMKDILKLEAYIDKPLDSTIFVVAHKQGKIDGRSKMAKLIKDRGVLLSTKKMYDNQLPGWVDAYVNGLGRAISQKAGILLVDHIGNDLSRMANEIEKLLVNLAPEKKIDENDIEKYVGISKEYNVFELQNAIGQKDMGKVMRIIQYFAANPKAGPIQMVLPALYNFFSKMSQLFGVKGGEKEIAAALGVHPFFVKDYMAAARQYGVEGTEKAILLLHHYNLRSIGINDSGVEDGELMKELAYKIMN, from the coding sequence ATGGATTATCAGGATATAATAAAAGACTGGAAACAAAAGAAATTCAAGTCGTTATACTGGCTGGAAGGAGATGAAGACTTCTTTATCGATCAGGTGACCAACTATGCGGAGCATCACCTGCTGGATGAATCAGAGAAGGGATTCAACCTTACTGTTTTATATGGTAAGGAGACCTCCTGGAGTGCAGTGGTCAATGCCTGCAGACGGTACCCTATGTTTGCCGAAAGGCAGGTAGTGGTGCTGAAAGAGGCGCAGGCCATGAAGGATATCCTGAAACTGGAGGCGTATATCGATAAACCACTGGATTCCACCATTTTTGTGGTGGCACATAAACAGGGTAAGATCGATGGGCGCAGTAAGATGGCAAAACTGATAAAAGACAGAGGGGTACTACTCAGTACCAAGAAGATGTATGATAACCAGTTGCCGGGTTGGGTAGATGCATATGTGAATGGATTGGGCAGAGCCATCTCTCAGAAAGCAGGTATTCTGCTGGTAGATCATATTGGTAATGACCTGTCGCGCATGGCGAATGAGATTGAAAAACTGCTGGTGAACCTGGCGCCTGAAAAGAAGATTGATGAGAATGATATTGAGAAGTATGTAGGCATCAGTAAGGAATACAATGTATTTGAATTGCAGAATGCAATCGGCCAGAAGGATATGGGTAAGGTGATGCGTATTATCCAATACTTTGCCGCCAATCCGAAGGCAGGGCCTATACAAATGGTATTGCCGGCATTGTATAATTTCTTTAGTAAGATGAGCCAGCTCTTTGGTGTGAAAGGAGGGGAGAAGGAGATTGCAGCGGCGCTGGGCGTACATCCGTTTTTTGTAAAGGATTATATGGCGGCGGCAAGGCAATATGGGGTAGAGGGAACGGAGAAGGCGATATTGCTTTTACACCATTATAATCTAAGGAGCATCGGTATCAACGACAGTGGGGTAGAGGATGGAGAATTGATGAAAGAACTGGCGTATAAAATAATGAATTAA
- a CDS encoding ribonuclease H-like domain-containing protein has protein sequence MLPNIALDQLLLLDIETTPAVKAFDCLPENMQSLWLDKIAKTAPDSAGGEDLYADRAGIYAEFGKIVCISVGFFTVENGRYQLRIKSIYHDDEKVLLSSFLELVNKFYIKNPKFQFAGHNIKEFDIPFICRRSVIHQLSLPPALQLHNLKPWEVPMLDTMQLWRFGDFKNYTSLKLLTAILGIPTPKDDIDGSMVAKVYYEEANGLERIVTYCQKDVVAVGQLLMRFKGVPLMEDGDVVYIK, from the coding sequence GTGTTACCGAATATCGCATTAGATCAATTACTGCTGCTCGACATCGAGACAACACCTGCTGTTAAGGCTTTTGACTGTCTTCCGGAAAACATGCAATCGCTTTGGCTTGACAAAATCGCAAAAACTGCGCCAGATTCAGCCGGGGGGGAAGACCTATACGCTGACCGGGCGGGGATCTATGCCGAATTTGGAAAAATCGTGTGTATTTCTGTTGGATTTTTTACCGTAGAAAATGGTCGTTATCAATTACGTATCAAATCAATTTATCATGACGATGAAAAGGTTTTATTAAGTAGTTTTTTAGAATTGGTAAATAAGTTCTATATAAAAAATCCCAAATTCCAGTTTGCAGGTCACAACATCAAAGAATTTGATATTCCTTTTATTTGCAGGCGGTCTGTGATCCATCAGTTATCTTTGCCACCTGCTTTACAACTGCATAACCTCAAACCCTGGGAAGTACCTATGTTGGATACGATGCAGTTATGGCGGTTTGGCGACTTTAAAAACTATACTTCCCTGAAGTTATTAACAGCAATACTTGGTATACCGACGCCCAAAGATGATATCGATGGAAGTATGGTGGCAAAAGTATATTATGAAGAAGCCAATGGACTGGAAAGGATCGTTACCTATTGTCAGAAAGACGTGGTAGCGGTAGGTCAGCTCCTGATGCGGTTCAAGGGAGTGCCCCTGATGGAAGATGGGGATGTCGTATATATTAAATAA